The Syngnathus scovelli strain Florida chromosome 19, RoL_Ssco_1.2, whole genome shotgun sequence region CATGTTATATGATGagctattttatttttgatgtCATATTTATCCAAATGATGAACCTTGAGTTGTCATCCCTTGATGGAATAAGCACCAATTAGATGACTTGAAAAATGACAATTTCTGTCTACTTGCTCGCTCTCGGATTCCTACTTGTTGATTTAAGTGGCCACTACAAAGATGTTTTGCCAGCCAGACCAAAGATTCCGAAGTGAAGAAGCTTTTCAGATGGAAGGCCAAGTGTCTTCAAGAGTCCACTTGCCTCTGTTCAACTTCCGAAACGTACACAGACGCGATGGTGTCGAGGCTCAAAGCGCGCGCTGAGGCATTTGAATGCAACGTCCTCACATGTGGCGTGTACGACGTGACGTGATGTGTTTCAGTGTCGTCCAAACCTCCCTGCGTGCTCTCCCTCGTCGCTTATGTGACCCAGGTGTCCAGTCTCATTCGCTTGATGTTGCCACCTTCTGGCTCCGGCGAGGGGCTGAAGTCAGAGCGGCCCGGCCCGACACTCCCCGTGGCGGCCATGTCGGCGTTGTTGTtggcgccgccgccaccgccgcccgtGTCCTCGCGGTCGCTGCCTTCGAAGGAGCTGGCGTTGCTGCTCACGCTGTCTGCGGGCGAGCGTCCCGTGGGCGGCTCCAAGCACAGCAGTGAGCCCGGGTACTGAGGTGGTGCCGTCAGGGTGGCGCCAGCGGACGGAGGCGGCGGGActggcggcggcggtggggcCGGCGGAGGGCAAGGGGTGCTGCGGTCCCGACCCGGCGACACCGGCTCCGACTTGATGCTGATGCCGCTGCTGGTGTTGACCGTCAACATGGCGCCTTGAGGTATGTGCGCCACCGGCCTGAGCGCAAGAACACCACCACCAAATTAAACAAGCCCAGCCAAATGGGATGACATCATATTTTAAAGGCACGgcgcaaaaaaaacacaccaagaAGCCATTTTCAACAAGCCTGTGATGCATTCAGGGGGCCCTGTGGCTTGACACACAAACGAGAAAGTTCCAGAAGTGAAAACGTAACAGTTTGGATTCTTAGCCAGAGCACCACAACAAAACAAAGACGCTAATGCTAGCATGCTAAGCTAAGAGACAATCGTTTACATGCGTTTAGTGCTTACGGTGGAACCTGTATCAAAAACCCGGTCGGTTCTGACTTGCTGTCTTATAAACCAGGGACCCTCGTGTACCTCTAAACTTTGGATACTCACAGGAAATGGAATCCCACTTGAAATGGCAAATCTGATTCATGATTGTTGAACTCAAAATGTTATGGTTAGTCTGTAATAACGTTTTGTTTTGGGAGCTTCCGGTGAAAAATGAGTGATGTGTGATATTGGCGATTCACTTCCAGAACAATCAACACGACAACCCTGGAAGGCAGCGTGACATGACGTGTAAACGGGTCGTGACTGTGCACACAGACACGCATGCGAACGGCGGGTGCGGGGATTTTCAGCCAAAAAAGCGTACATGAAGACAAACAGGGGGGAGCGGGGGGAGGAAAAGGAAGTGGGATACAGTACCGGCCCAACCACTCATCTCTACCCAAGAGCAGGTTGGACGGAGAGCCCAGACTGTGGGGAAGAAAACAAAAGGTTGGAgcttcccccccaaaaatactGACATAATTGAGcgttatcataaaaaaaaaaacacaatcaagACAATTATGTCGTCTGAAACAACACAACTGTGCTCACTGAGGGGAGGGGACTCAACACTAGAAAACTCCCAATGACCACAATGACACAGAGTTCCTTCCTGCTTCGCTAAGTCGGTCGTTGAAGCAAAAAATGTGCAAcggcaaaaagacaaaaagactTAACAACCTGACAGAGACAAACGCAACACCCACAGTGAcaacaaattgtgtgtgtgagagattcTCTATCGAGTCCATCACTGCTACTTTAGCAAAAAGAGGTTTAGCTGTCTTCCTTACAGCCACAAGGTGGCGACACTGGACGCACACATTctcgcagacacacagacaggttTAATGGTGGCCGTTCACCTCAGATTGGCAGCCAGACTGGACACCTGGCTAGACAGCTCGCTGCTTTGTTTGTCCACGCCCCACATGCTGCATGGCGACAAGAGCACAGAGTACACTTCAAGGACCCGCCGTTCAAACTAACGTCTCCGAGCCCGACCGCGTAAGAACCCAGGGTGGGTTGATTTGTCTCTTTGCGTCGCCAACAATAACCCAAAAATGTTTCTATGATGTAGAGAGTGAAATGGTGAAATGCTGGAGAAGAAAGATGAAATGTGTTGTATGAAGAGCATGCGAGTGGATCAGAAGGAATAGCTAAGAGGACTTACACCAAGTTGCTGAGCGACGCCAGATTGATTTGCTGCTGTTGCGTTtgctgctgcggcggcggcggttgcTGTGAGACGacgggctgctgctgctgccacgtCGCCACACTGGTTGGCAGCAAGCCGCCGGGAGACGCCAGGGCGTGAAGCGCCGTAATGTCTGCGCTTGTCAGCTGGTACTCtgcgttaaaaaagaaaaatggggaTTTTAAGTTGAAGATAATGTATCAGCAGTAATTGGGATTTTCTATTGACCTGTGTTGTATGCCGTGGGCATGGCGGAGAAGGGGAGGCCCTGTGCCAGGAGGCTGGGCGTGGCCACCGACACCACGGGCGTGGTGAGGGTCTGGGCCACCTGGGCGCCGACCGCCAGCCGCTGGGCGTTCTGTCAGAGGGGGAGAAACAAAAAGTTGTTGCAAATTTCTAAAGGCTCGCAGTGAGACCCAACTCGATTACATTAAAGGCAATTGGATAGTGGTAATAATTCTCATCTCATTATTCCTCAGAGAGACTAAGTGAACCACTGAGGTCCTATTAAATtaattgctaaccaaaacagcagcacctactcATATCGATTGAAATCTAGAATTACTGCGTTTGAAGATTTGTCCCCGGGGATGCCTTTAATGTAATGGCAGGAAACGTTGATGCGCTGTGGCTGAAGAAGGTGAAGATGGGTGCATACTTGTCAGTGAACGAGGATCATGCCATGCGGCGCTTCCCTCTTTTGGTGTAAAGAGTACAGTAAAGCCTCACCCATTTGTAGATGACCATTTCTCGGTCGATTGTTTAACGaaacttttttaaaattcatcTTGCCCCCTAGTGAGTGAGGGTTGACTGTACTCATTTCCTTTTGGTAAACTATCCTGGATGATGACGTTTATGATGCTAGGACCAGAGAACAACACGGGCATGAGGCCTGAACCGCATGCAGTCACACACTGAGGAGGATCATCCCGAGAAATGCcccggaagcaaaaaaaaaaaaaaaaacaagcaaacaaaaacgacaacaaaaccaatgtgttttctttttccatcGCGACCATGCTAAGAGGCGGACATTCACCTCATTTACCAACTCCAGCTCATCCTCTGTCTGCAAAGGGTGGCAACAGAGAGGGGTACATGTTTGTAAGAAGTCACAGAGCTCAAAAGCAGGAGAGGGTCTGGCCGCGTTGACGAACACGCGACAGCCCGACGGGAAATACAGCGGctggtctatgtgtgtgtgtgtgaaccacAAAATATGCTCAGCGGCAACACCTGCAAGAATGCGGCCGGTCTACCGCCGTTGCAAAATGACAAAcggcaagaaaacaaaagatgAGCGGCTCACCATCTGCATGAGGCTCTTCCCGCCCTGCGAGGTGATGACGCGGAGGTCCGGTTTGCGCCCGCTGACCATCTGGGGGCTGGCGGGCGGCGGCGGGGGCGACTTGGCCGGGGCTACCTTCCCCAGGTTGTTGCCGTTGGAGACGGCCAGGAGGCCCGGCGAGGCCCTGGCGCTGGTGTAGCCGTTAGCTGCGCAAAAAAGCCGGGTGAATACGACAAGTCATGAACAAAAATCCAAATGAAGCACTTACGGACTGGACTCGGACAACCTCCGTTTGAATTATTCAGGTCACCTCCCAGGAGCGCACCTGTTGGATTCAAAGGAGAGATTCCCAAtgagtacacaaaaaaaaagttggtaaGGGAAAAATAACTCGCGGACCTCGGCGGAAGCGCTCACCTGCGCTGGCCGGTCGCTGCGGCAACCCGGGGGAGACTGTGTTCCTCGGAGGAGCCGGTTGCTGTGGCGACAGGAGGTGGGTGTCGGCGAGCGACGACGCCGTCACGTAGGA contains the following coding sequences:
- the LOC125987215 gene encoding myocyte-specific enhancer factor 2D homolog isoform X5: MGRKKIQIQRITDERNKQVTFTKRKFGLMKKAYELSVLCDCEIALIIFNHANKLFQYASTDMDKVLLKYTEYNEPHESRTNADIIETLRKKGFNGCDSPEPDGEDSIDQSPLNDDKLRKTTEDLDVLFKRYGASNPSPLQFSNPGNALVTTSYVTASSLADTHLLSPQQPAPPRNTVSPGLPQRPASAGALLGGDLNNSNGGCPSPVPNGYTSARASPGLLAVSNGNNLGKVAPAKSPPPPPASPQMVSGRKPDLRVITSQGGKSLMQMTEDELELVNENAQRLAVGAQVAQTLTTPVVSVATPSLLAQGLPFSAMPTAYNTEYQLTSADITALHALASPGGLLPTSVATWQQQQPVVSQQPPPPQQQTQQQQINLASLSNLVMWGVDKQSSELSSQVSSLAANLSLGSPSNLLLGRDEWLGRPVAHIPQGAMLTVNTSSGISIKSEPVSPGRDRSTPCPPPAPPPPPVPPPPSAGATLTAPPQYPGSLLCLEPPTGRSPADSVSSNASSFEGSDREDTGGGGGGANNNADMAATGSVGPGRSDFSPSPEPEGGNIKRMRLDTWVT
- the LOC125987215 gene encoding myocyte-specific enhancer factor 2D homolog isoform X2, with the translated sequence MGRKKIQIQRITDERNKQVTFTKRKFGLMKKAYELSVLCDCEIALIIFNHANKLFQYASTDMDKVLLKYTEYNEPHESRTNADIIETLRKKGFNGCDSPEPDGEDSIDQSPLNDDKLRKTTEDLDVLFKRYGQSTAPPQTFTMPVTVQASNPSPLQFSNPGNALVTTSYVTASSLADTHLLSPQQPAPPRNTVSPGLPQRPASAGALLGGDLNNSNGGCPSPVPNGYTSARASPGLLAVSNGNNLGKVAPAKSPPPPPASPQMVSGRKPDLRVITSQGGKSLMQMTEDELELVNENAQRLAVGAQVAQTLTTPVVSVATPSLLAQGLPFSAMPTAYNTEYQLTSADITALHALASPGGLLPTSVATWQQQQPVVSQQPPPPQQQTQQQQINLASLSNLVMWGVDKQSSELSSQVSSLAANLSLGSPSNLLLGRDEWLGRPVAHIPQGAMLTVNTSSGISIKSEPVSPGRDRSTPCPPPAPPPPPVPPPPSAGATLTAPPQYPGSLLCLEPPTGRSPADSVSSNASSFEGSDREDTGGGGGGANNNADMAATGSVGPGRSDFSPSPEPEGGNIKRMRLDTWVT
- the LOC125987215 gene encoding myocyte-specific enhancer factor 2D homolog isoform X3, whose protein sequence is MGRKKIQIQRITDERNKQVTFTKRKFGLMKKAYELSVLCDCEIALIIFNHANKLFQYASTDMDKVLLKYTEYNEPHESRTNADIIETLRKKGFNGCDSPEPDGEDSIDQSPLNDDKLRKTTEDLDVLFKRYGQQSTAPPQTFTMPVTVQASNPSPLQFSNPGNALVTTSYVTASSLADTHLLSPQQPAPPRNTVSPGLPQRPASAGALLGGDLNNSNGGCPSPVPNGYTSARASPGLLAVSNGNNLGKVAPAKSPPPPPASPQMVSGRKPDLRVITSQGGKSLMQMNAQRLAVGAQVAQTLTTPVVSVATPSLLAQGLPFSAMPTAYNTEYQLTSADITALHALASPGGLLPTSVATWQQQQPVVSQQPPPPQQQTQQQQINLASLSNLVMWGVDKQSSELSSQVSSLAANLSLGSPSNLLLGRDEWLGRPVAHIPQGAMLTVNTSSGISIKSEPVSPGRDRSTPCPPPAPPPPPVPPPPSAGATLTAPPQYPGSLLCLEPPTGRSPADSVSSNASSFEGSDREDTGGGGGGANNNADMAATGSVGPGRSDFSPSPEPEGGNIKRMRLDTWVT
- the LOC125987215 gene encoding myocyte-specific enhancer factor 2D homolog isoform X6, whose protein sequence is MGRKKIQIQRITDERNKQVTFTKRKFGLMKKAYELSVLCDCEIALIIFNHANKLFQYASTDMDKVLLKYTEYNEPHESRTNADIIETLRKKGFNGCDSPEPDGEDSIDQSPLNDDKLRKTTEDLDVLFKRYGQQSTAPPQTFTMPVTVQASNPSPLQFSNPGNALVTTSYVTASSLADTHLLSPQQPAPPRNTVSPGLPQRPASAGALLGGDLNNSNGGCPSPVPNGYTSARASPGLLAVSNGNNLGKVAPAKSPPPPPASPQMVSGRKPDLRVITSQGGKSLMQMTEDELELVNENAQRLAVGAQVAQTLTTPVVSVATPSLLAQGLPFSAMPTAYNTEYQLTSADITALHALASPGGLLPTSVATWQQQQPVVSQQPPPPQQQTQQQQINLASLSNLVPVAHIPQGAMLTVNTSSGISIKSEPVSPGRDRSTPCPPPAPPPPPVPPPPSAGATLTAPPQYPGSLLCLEPPTGRSPADSVSSNASSFEGSDREDTGGGGGGANNNADMAATGSVGPGRSDFSPSPEPEGGNIKRMRLDTWVT
- the LOC125987215 gene encoding myocyte-specific enhancer factor 2D homolog isoform X4, which codes for MGRKKIQIQRITDERNKQVTFTKRKFGLMKKAYELSVLCDCEIALIIFNHANKLFQYASTDMDKVLLKYTEYNEPHESRTNADIIETLRKKGFNGCDSPEPDGEDSIDQSPLNDDKLRKTTEDLDVLFKRYGQQSTAPPQTFTMPVTVQASNPSPLQFSNPGNALVTTSYVTASSLADTHLLSPQQPAPPRNTVSPGLPQRPASAGALLGGDLNNSNGGCPSPVPNGYTSARASPGLLAVSNGNNLGKVAPAKSPPPPPASPQMVSGRKPDLRVITSQGGKSLMQMTEDELELVNENAQRLAVGAQVAQTLTTPVVSVATPSLLAQGLPFSAMPTAYNTEYQLTSADITALHALASPGGLLPTSVATWQQQQPVVSQQPPPPQQQTQQQQINLASLSNLVMWGVDKQSSELSSQVSSLAANLRPVAHIPQGAMLTVNTSSGISIKSEPVSPGRDRSTPCPPPAPPPPPVPPPPSAGATLTAPPQYPGSLLCLEPPTGRSPADSVSSNASSFEGSDREDTGGGGGGANNNADMAATGSVGPGRSDFSPSPEPEGGNIKRMRLDTWVT
- the LOC125987215 gene encoding myocyte-specific enhancer factor 2D homolog isoform X1, which translates into the protein MGRKKIQIQRITDERNKQVTFTKRKFGLMKKAYELSVLCDCEIALIIFNHANKLFQYASTDMDKVLLKYTEYNEPHESRTNADIIETLRKKGFNGCDSPEPDGEDSIDQSPLNDDKLRKTTEDLDVLFKRYGQQSTAPPQTFTMPVTVQASNPSPLQFSNPGNALVTTSYVTASSLADTHLLSPQQPAPPRNTVSPGLPQRPASAGALLGGDLNNSNGGCPSPVPNGYTSARASPGLLAVSNGNNLGKVAPAKSPPPPPASPQMVSGRKPDLRVITSQGGKSLMQMTEDELELVNENAQRLAVGAQVAQTLTTPVVSVATPSLLAQGLPFSAMPTAYNTEYQLTSADITALHALASPGGLLPTSVATWQQQQPVVSQQPPPPQQQTQQQQINLASLSNLVMWGVDKQSSELSSQVSSLAANLSLGSPSNLLLGRDEWLGRPVAHIPQGAMLTVNTSSGISIKSEPVSPGRDRSTPCPPPAPPPPPVPPPPSAGATLTAPPQYPGSLLCLEPPTGRSPADSVSSNASSFEGSDREDTGGGGGGANNNADMAATGSVGPGRSDFSPSPEPEGGNIKRMRLDTWVT
- the LOC125987215 gene encoding myocyte-specific enhancer factor 2D homolog isoform X7, which codes for MGRKKIQIQRITDERNKQVTFTKRKFGLMKKAYELSVLCDCEIALIIFNHANKLFQYASTDMDKVLLKYTEYNEPHESRTNADIIETLRKKGFNGCDSPEPDGEDSIDQSPLNDDKLRKTTEDLDVLFKRYGQQSTAPPQTFTMPVTVQASNPSPLQFSNPGNALVTTSYVTASSLADTHLLSPQQPAPPRNTVSPGLPQRPASAGALLGGDLNNSNGGCPSPVPNGYTSARASPGLLAVSNGNNLGKVAPAKSPPPPPASPQMVSGRKPDLRVITSQGGKSLMQMNAQRLAVGAQVAQTLTTPVVSVATPSLLAQGLPFSAMPTAYNTEYQLTSADITALHALASPGGLLPTSVATWQQQQPVVSQQPPPPQQQTQQQQINLASLSNLVPVAHIPQGAMLTVNTSSGISIKSEPVSPGRDRSTPCPPPAPPPPPVPPPPSAGATLTAPPQYPGSLLCLEPPTGRSPADSVSSNASSFEGSDREDTGGGGGGANNNADMAATGSVGPGRSDFSPSPEPEGGNIKRMRLDTWVT